The Panacibacter microcysteis genome includes a window with the following:
- the pheS gene encoding phenylalanine--tRNA ligase subunit alpha encodes MEALLQQIENYKKEITVYEAADAEATEAFRIKYLGTKGIVKAIMGEMKNVPNDQKKQFGQLLNDFKLFTEEKYEALKLSTTGGAQTAAKEIDWSLPGDSFPVGTRHPLTIVRNEIVSIFKRLGFAVAEGPEIEDDWHNFGAMNLPEDHPARDMQDTFYINQNPAWLLRTHTSSVQARVMEKQKPPIRVICPGRVYRNETISARAHCFFHQVEGLYIDENVSFADLKQTLYFFVQEMFGKDVKVRFRPSYFPFTEPSAEMDISCLICGGDGCNVCKHTGWVEILGSGMVHPKVLENFNIDANKYTGFAFGMGVERICQLKYRVNDLRLYSQNDVRFLKQFTSAV; translated from the coding sequence ATGGAAGCATTGTTGCAACAGATCGAAAATTATAAAAAAGAAATAACCGTTTACGAAGCTGCAGATGCAGAAGCTACTGAAGCATTTCGCATAAAATATCTCGGCACAAAAGGCATTGTAAAAGCTATAATGGGTGAAATGAAAAATGTGCCCAACGATCAGAAAAAACAGTTTGGCCAGCTGCTGAATGATTTCAAGCTTTTTACAGAAGAGAAATACGAAGCCCTCAAACTGTCAACAACAGGTGGTGCACAGACCGCAGCAAAAGAGATCGACTGGTCATTACCCGGCGATTCGTTTCCCGTAGGTACAAGACACCCGCTAACCATTGTGCGCAACGAGATCGTTTCTATTTTTAAACGGCTTGGTTTTGCAGTGGCAGAAGGCCCCGAAATTGAAGATGACTGGCACAACTTTGGCGCCATGAACCTGCCCGAAGACCACCCTGCACGGGATATGCAGGATACATTTTATATCAACCAAAACCCTGCGTGGCTGTTGCGTACACATACAAGCAGCGTGCAGGCACGGGTAATGGAAAAACAAAAACCACCAATACGTGTTATCTGCCCGGGCCGCGTATATCGCAACGAAACAATCAGCGCAAGGGCACATTGTTTCTTTCACCAGGTAGAAGGTTTGTATATAGACGAAAATGTAAGCTTTGCAGATTTAAAACAAACCCTGTATTTCTTTGTGCAGGAGATGTTTGGCAAAGATGTAAAAGTGCGTTTTCGCCCTTCGTATTTTCCTTTTACCGAGCCAAGTGCAGAAATGGACATCAGCTGTTTGATTTGTGGCGGCGATGGTTGCAATGTATGCAAACATACCGGTTGGGTAGAAATATTGGGCAGTGGCATGGTGCATCCTAAAGTGCTCGAAAACTTTAATATTGATGCTAATAAATATACCGGCTTTGCTTTTGGTATGGGCGTAGAACGCATTTGCCAGTTGAAGTACCGGGTAAATGATCTGCGTTTATATTCCCAGAACGACGTACGTTTTTTAAAGCAGTTTACCAGTGCAGTATAA
- a CDS encoding GNAT family N-acetyltransferase yields MNEHYEVTKDDYCISTDQSKLDIDTVYNYIAYESYWAQGITKDVVEKSVANSLCFGLYKGAAQIGFARLVTDKATFAYLADVFVLEAYRGKGLSKWLMQVIHAHPGLQTLRRWLLGTRDAHGLYEQFGWTRFTPEIAERFMQKHNPGVYTKQATNV; encoded by the coding sequence ATGAATGAGCATTACGAAGTAACAAAAGATGATTACTGTATTAGTACAGACCAGTCGAAACTGGATATTGACACAGTGTACAATTACATAGCTTACGAATCTTACTGGGCACAGGGCATTACAAAAGACGTTGTTGAAAAGTCTGTTGCCAATTCTTTGTGCTTTGGTTTATACAAAGGTGCGGCACAGATTGGTTTTGCAAGGCTGGTTACAGATAAAGCAACCTTTGCTTACCTGGCAGATGTGTTTGTGCTGGAAGCTTACCGCGGCAAAGGACTAAGCAAATGGTTAATGCAGGTTATTCACGCACACCCCGGGCTGCAAACGCTGAGAAGATGGCTGCTTGGTACAAGAGATGCGCATGGTTTGTATGAGCAGTTTGGCTGGACAAGATTTACACCTGAAATAGCGGAGCGCTTTATGCAAAAACACAACCCTGGTGTTTATACAAAGCAGGCAACAAACGTATGA
- a CDS encoding pseudouridine synthase gives MHRYFIIYKPYLVLSQFTSQLGKQTLADYFNVPKNVYPVGRLDEDSEGMLILTNDVQLNHRLLDPSFAHERTYLVQVDGAITTQAIQQLQQGVEINVNGKLYKTKPCKASLLMHVPDVPPRNPPVRFRKAIPAPWIKITLTEGKNRQVRRMTAKVGFPTLRLIRESIEGITLGNLEPGKMIELPQKTIYKKLFHE, from the coding sequence ATGCATCGTTACTTTATCATATACAAACCTTACCTCGTTCTGTCGCAGTTCACTTCTCAGTTGGGCAAGCAAACACTTGCCGATTACTTCAACGTACCCAAAAATGTATACCCTGTTGGCAGGTTAGATGAAGACAGTGAAGGCATGCTGATACTTACCAACGATGTGCAACTCAATCATCGTTTGCTTGATCCTTCGTTTGCGCATGAACGCACTTACCTGGTGCAGGTAGACGGCGCCATTACAACACAGGCCATTCAACAACTGCAGCAAGGTGTGGAGATTAATGTAAATGGTAAGCTGTATAAAACAAAACCATGCAAAGCATCTTTGCTGATGCATGTACCGGATGTTCCGCCAAGAAACCCACCGGTACGTTTCAGGAAAGCAATTCCTGCACCATGGATAAAGATCACGCTTACAGAAGGAAAGAACAGGCAGGTAAGACGCATGACTGCCAAAGTTGGCTTTCCTACATTGCGATTAATAAGAGAAAGCATTGAAGGGATAACGCTTGGCAATCTTGAGCCCGGTAAAATGATCGAACTACCTCAAAAGACCATTTATAAAAAGTTGTTTCATGAATGA
- a CDS encoding UDP-3-O-(3-hydroxymyristoyl)glucosamine N-acyltransferase, whose product MKFPGAVTVAWIAELIHAETIGDTSLPVYGINEIHKVEAGDLCFVDHPKYYDKCLSSAATHIIINTKEVNVPHGKTLLVVAEPFEAYLTIVNHFRPFTPATKPVSDTAVTGTNTVIMPNVFIGKDVKIGNNCIIHPNVSIMDYTEIGNNVVIQAGTVIGSDAFYYNTKKNRDVWYRRMQSCGNVIIEDDVEIGAGCTIDRGVTASTRIGAGTKIDNMVHIGHDTSIGRNCLFAAQVGIAGACVIEDGVTLWGQVGVSKTLTIGANATVLAQSGIPSTVAGNKIYFGTPAEDAMLKKKEIVWIKRIPELWKKIME is encoded by the coding sequence ATGAAATTTCCGGGAGCAGTTACCGTAGCATGGATAGCCGAACTGATACATGCTGAAACAATTGGAGATACATCATTACCTGTTTATGGCATCAACGAAATACATAAAGTAGAAGCAGGTGATCTTTGCTTTGTCGATCACCCCAAGTATTATGACAAATGCCTGAGCAGTGCTGCAACACATATCATCATCAACACAAAAGAAGTAAACGTACCACACGGCAAAACATTGCTGGTGGTTGCAGAACCTTTTGAAGCATACTTAACGATCGTTAATCATTTCAGGCCATTCACACCTGCCACAAAGCCTGTGAGCGATACTGCAGTAACAGGAACCAATACCGTTATTATGCCCAATGTATTTATCGGGAAAGATGTGAAGATTGGTAATAACTGTATTATTCATCCCAACGTATCAATCATGGACTATACAGAGATTGGTAATAATGTAGTGATACAGGCAGGAACTGTTATAGGCAGTGACGCTTTTTATTACAACACCAAAAAGAACAGGGATGTATGGTACAGGCGCATGCAAAGCTGTGGCAACGTTATAATAGAAGACGATGTGGAGATAGGCGCCGGCTGCACAATAGACCGTGGTGTAACTGCATCTACACGTATTGGTGCAGGCACCAAAATAGATAACATGGTGCATATAGGCCACGACACCAGTATTGGCAGGAACTGTTTGTTTGCTGCGCAGGTGGGCATAGCAGGCGCATGTGTAATAGAAGACGGTGTTACGCTCTGGGGCCAGGTTGGTGTAAGCAAAACATTAACCATTGGTGCCAATGCTACCGTGCTTGCACAAAGTGGTATACCATCTACTGTGGCCGGCAATAAAATTTATTTTGGTACACCCGCCGAAGATGCAATGCTAAAGAAGAAAGAAATTGTATGGATCAAACGCATACCCGAATTATGGAAGAAAATAATGGAGTAG
- a CDS encoding NAD-dependent epimerase/dehydratase family protein, with protein MNNSLQHILVTGASGLLGSYVVKQLVAQNKTVKALYRSHIPAFDGADKVQWVKGDILDIVALEEAMTGVQEVYHCAAIVSFDPKEKQQLHITNVEGTANVVNACLNTGVQKLLHVSSVAALGRIRVNEPVTEKMKWTPETSNSEYGKSKYLAEMEVWRGVGEGLRAVVVNPTIILGVADWNNSSSAIFKSVYNEFPWYTDGVTGFVDAADVAKAMIMLMESDISGERFIVSGENTTYQHLFNLIANAFGKKQPHKKVTPFIAAVVWRLEKFKSFFTGSKPLVTKETAVTAQAKVYFDNSKLLRFLPAFQYTGLPDTVTAICKGFRKMYNLP; from the coding sequence ATGAATAATTCCCTGCAACATATTCTGGTTACCGGTGCAAGCGGGCTGCTTGGTTCGTATGTGGTAAAGCAACTGGTAGCGCAAAACAAAACAGTAAAAGCTTTATACAGGAGCCATATACCGGCATTCGACGGTGCAGATAAAGTGCAGTGGGTGAAAGGAGATATACTGGATATTGTTGCTCTTGAAGAAGCCATGACCGGTGTACAGGAAGTTTACCACTGCGCTGCTATTGTATCATTCGACCCCAAAGAAAAACAACAACTGCATATTACCAATGTAGAAGGCACTGCCAACGTGGTAAATGCCTGCCTAAACACGGGTGTTCAAAAATTACTGCATGTAAGTTCTGTGGCTGCGCTTGGCCGTATAAGAGTAAATGAGCCTGTTACCGAGAAAATGAAATGGACACCCGAAACCAGCAACAGTGAGTATGGCAAATCCAAATACCTGGCCGAGATGGAAGTGTGGCGCGGTGTGGGTGAAGGCCTGCGCGCTGTGGTGGTGAACCCTACCATTATCCTGGGTGTGGCAGATTGGAACAACAGTTCATCGGCTATTTTTAAAAGTGTATACAACGAGTTTCCTTGGTACACAGATGGTGTTACAGGGTTTGTAGATGCCGCAGATGTTGCGAAAGCAATGATCATGCTCATGGAGAGCGATATAAGTGGCGAACGTTTTATTGTAAGTGGTGAGAATACAACCTATCAACACCTCTTTAACCTGATAGCAAATGCATTTGGTAAAAAGCAACCGCATAAAAAAGTTACCCCATTTATTGCAGCGGTGGTATGGCGGCTCGAAAAATTCAAATCGTTCTTTACCGGCAGTAAACCACTTGTAACAAAAGAAACCGCCGTAACTGCACAGGCCAAAGTGTATTTCGATAACAGCAAACTGCTCAGGTTTCTCCCTGCCTTTCAATACACCGGCCTGCCGGACACAGTAACAGCTATTTGTAAAGGATTCAGGAAAATGTATAACCTTCCTTAG
- a CDS encoding 3-hydroxyacyl-CoA dehydrogenase family protein, translated as MPETINIKTICVCGAGTMGSGIAQVAAQAGFNTIQFDLNTAMLEKSRQQILASLNKLAEKGKLTEAAKTAALANIHFTASVEACIADVIIEAIVEDEAAKTTLFKKLAAINSPATIFATNTSSISVSTLATATAIDAQFAGMHFFNPAQLMKLVEVVYTSSTAPAVTDTLVALAKQMGKVPVVCKDAPGFIVNRVARHYYLEAMLLVEKGLADIETIDTIMEATGFKMGPFKLMDLIGMDVNYAVSNIVWNALDKPERLQPSALQKEKVEKGELGKKSGKGFYHY; from the coding sequence ATGCCGGAAACAATAAACATCAAAACCATTTGTGTATGTGGTGCAGGTACCATGGGCAGCGGCATTGCCCAGGTGGCGGCACAGGCGGGCTTCAACACCATTCAGTTCGACCTGAATACAGCCATGCTGGAAAAAAGCAGGCAGCAGATCCTCGCATCGCTTAATAAGCTTGCAGAAAAAGGCAAATTAACTGAAGCTGCAAAAACGGCTGCACTGGCAAACATACATTTTACAGCATCTGTTGAGGCGTGTATTGCAGATGTGATAATTGAAGCCATTGTTGAAGATGAAGCTGCCAAAACAACGCTGTTTAAAAAACTTGCTGCCATAAACAGCCCTGCAACAATTTTTGCTACCAATACATCTTCTATTTCTGTTTCAACGCTCGCCACTGCCACGGCTATTGATGCGCAATTTGCCGGTATGCATTTTTTTAATCCTGCGCAACTGATGAAGCTGGTGGAAGTGGTGTATACATCCAGTACCGCACCAGCAGTTACTGACACACTTGTTGCGCTGGCAAAACAAATGGGGAAAGTACCGGTAGTATGTAAAGATGCGCCCGGCTTTATTGTAAACCGGGTGGCAAGACATTACTACCTGGAAGCGATGTTGCTGGTGGAAAAAGGGCTTGCAGATATTGAAACCATAGATACCATTATGGAGGCAACGGGCTTTAAGATGGGCCCCTTTAAACTGATGGATCTTATTGGAATGGATGTAAATTATGCTGTAAGCAATATTGTATGGAATGCACTGGACAAGCCGGAAAGACTGCAACCGTCTGCATTGCAAAAAGAAAAGGTAGAGAAAGGAGAACTCGGTAAAAAATCCGGCAAAGGATTTTATCATTATTGA
- a CDS encoding alpha/beta hydrolase, with amino-acid sequence MRKLIKKLLYFILCLFLFFNVICAVQAYHFTRFVDQATRPNYQQMGFIEKANATLFGLPVPKSTVVDSLNIPHQATKIKTSDGLLLAAWTTLDNKDALTKKGTVILFHGHGSCRSGLIREATAFYNLGWNIIAVDFRNHGQSEGTTCSVGINEAQDVKAAYDYAIKKGVRNIVLFGASMGAATITKAIYDYPDMHASKLILEMPFASMREASEGFVRVMNLPGEPLGVFLTLWGGINLGGIWAFSNKPAEYARDITCPTLLQWGAKDFRVKRSETETIYNHISATHKKMVVYEQSGHESLCKKETAKWMENVTAFLNN; translated from the coding sequence ATGAGAAAGCTCATTAAAAAACTACTTTATTTTATACTATGCCTCTTCTTGTTCTTCAACGTCATTTGCGCCGTACAGGCCTATCATTTTACAAGATTTGTTGATCAGGCAACGCGGCCCAACTACCAGCAAATGGGTTTTATAGAAAAAGCCAATGCAACGTTGTTTGGGCTACCTGTACCAAAAAGCACAGTCGTCGATTCTTTGAACATTCCACACCAGGCTACAAAAATAAAAACATCAGACGGGCTGCTGCTTGCAGCATGGACCACGCTGGACAACAAAGATGCACTTACCAAAAAAGGTACGGTCATTTTATTCCATGGCCATGGCAGTTGCCGCAGTGGTTTAATACGGGAAGCCACTGCCTTTTATAACCTCGGCTGGAACATTATTGCTGTTGATTTCAGGAACCACGGGCAAAGTGAAGGAACAACCTGCAGCGTGGGTATCAACGAAGCCCAAGATGTAAAGGCTGCATATGATTATGCCATCAAAAAAGGCGTTCGAAATATTGTGCTGTTTGGGGCTTCTATGGGCGCTGCCACCATTACCAAAGCCATTTACGATTACCCGGATATGCATGCGTCAAAACTAATTCTCGAGATGCCTTTTGCATCTATGCGCGAAGCATCAGAAGGTTTTGTACGGGTAATGAATTTGCCGGGCGAACCGCTGGGCGTTTTTCTTACATTATGGGGCGGCATCAACCTGGGCGGTATATGGGCATTTTCAAACAAACCTGCTGAATATGCCAGGGATATTACCTGCCCAACACTATTGCAGTGGGGCGCGAAAGACTTTCGCGTAAAAAGAAGCGAGACAGAAACTATTTACAACCACATTTCGGCAACACACAAGAAAATGGTTGTTTATGAACAATCAGGCCATGAGAGCCTTTGTAAGAAAGAAACAGCGAAATGGATGGAAAATGTAACTGCTTTTCTGAATAACTGA
- a CDS encoding L,D-transpeptidase family protein, with protein sequence MKRFALILTTLSAILLCTSFHDTHILAKGTYLIVVEKSKYELSLYDDEGWYATYPVVFGSKDLGDKMKEGDRKTPEGNFTIISKRVHEKWDRFLMLDYPTKESVEKFNARKQRGVIPKNASIGGGIGIHGTWPREDYAIDRYDNWTQGCISMKNPDVEELYSLIPVGTKVVIKR encoded by the coding sequence ATGAAACGTTTTGCGCTGATCTTAACTACGCTTTCTGCAATACTGCTTTGTACTTCTTTTCACGACACGCACATTCTTGCGAAAGGAACATACCTGATCGTGGTAGAAAAAAGTAAATATGAACTTAGCCTGTACGATGATGAAGGCTGGTACGCGACATACCCCGTAGTGTTTGGCAGTAAAGACCTGGGAGATAAAATGAAAGAGGGCGACCGTAAAACACCGGAAGGAAATTTTACCATCATCAGCAAACGTGTACATGAAAAGTGGGATCGTTTCCTGATGCTTGATTACCCGACAAAAGAAAGTGTTGAAAAATTCAATGCCCGCAAACAAAGAGGCGTTATTCCTAAAAATGCATCTATTGGCGGCGGTATAGGAATACACGGCACATGGCCGAGAGAAGATTATGCCATTGACCGCTACGATAACTGGACGCAAGGCTGTATAAGCATGAAAAACCCCGACGTAGAAGAACTGTATAGCCTGATACCGGTTGGTACCAAAGTGGTCATAAAACGTTGA
- a CDS encoding DUF1028 domain-containing protein, whose translation MRVLLLLTACSGITALQAQVYKSSGPLVHTFSIVARDSATGEMAVGVQSHWFSVGTSVAWGESGTGVVATQSFIDKSYGPKGLALMKSGLTAQQALDSLLKADEAREVRQVAFIDNKGNVAAHTGKNCIQYASDIKGANFSVQSNMMLGKTVCESMAAAFKASHTKPLAERVLAALDAAQTAGGDIRGMQSAALIVVNGTAADAWNDKLIDVRVDDNPQPLKELRRLYNLYVAYQHMNNGDLATEKNDMEKAMNEYNAAMKMFPENLEMQYWTAITLANNKRLEEALPMLKKIFAADKNWKELTKRLPAVKLLTVTGDALKQILAQ comes from the coding sequence ATGAGAGTGTTGCTGTTATTAACTGCCTGTTCAGGCATTACTGCTTTACAGGCGCAGGTTTACAAATCATCGGGGCCGCTTGTTCATACTTTTTCTATTGTGGCAAGAGACAGTGCAACCGGCGAAATGGCTGTGGGTGTACAAAGCCACTGGTTTAGTGTAGGTACTTCTGTAGCGTGGGGCGAATCAGGCACCGGGGTAGTGGCCACGCAATCTTTTATCGATAAATCTTATGGGCCCAAAGGACTGGCATTAATGAAAAGCGGTCTTACTGCCCAACAGGCGCTTGATAGCCTGCTGAAAGCTGACGAAGCAAGAGAAGTGAGACAGGTTGCTTTTATTGACAACAAAGGCAATGTGGCCGCACATACCGGTAAAAACTGTATTCAGTATGCTTCAGACATCAAAGGCGCCAACTTTAGCGTACAAAGCAATATGATGCTGGGTAAAACGGTTTGTGAAAGTATGGCCGCCGCTTTTAAGGCATCTCACACAAAACCACTTGCAGAACGAGTGCTGGCTGCGCTTGATGCTGCGCAAACTGCAGGTGGCGACATCCGCGGTATGCAATCAGCAGCATTGATTGTTGTGAATGGTACCGCTGCAGATGCATGGAACGATAAGCTCATTGATGTAAGGGTAGATGACAATCCACAACCGCTGAAAGAACTGAGAAGGTTGTATAATTTATACGTGGCTTACCAGCACATGAATAACGGCGATCTTGCAACGGAGAAAAACGACATGGAAAAGGCAATGAACGAATACAATGCCGCCATGAAAATGTTTCCCGAAAACCTGGAAATGCAATATTGGACGGCAATTACACTGGCCAATAATAAACGGCTGGAAGAAGCATTACCAATGCTAAAGAAAATATTTGCTGCAGATAAAAACTGGAAAGAACTTACCAAAAGATTGCCGGCTGTAAAACTGCTTACCGTTACCGGTGATGCACTAAAGCAAATACTTGCCCAGTAA
- a CDS encoding Ku protein yields MFLLPFIETNYMKAIWTGSIGFGLVNIPVKMYSAVEESTLDLDMLDKNGHANIKFKRVNENTGKEVAWENIVKGYMLNDKYVILDDKDFEKAAPEKSDHIEIIQFVDEKEIDSTYFEAPYYLEPQKTGTRAYALLRDALKKTTKAGVGSFVMRNREHVCIIKTIGDVMVLNRIRFPQEIRKTDDLKIPATKSKPAEIKMAVSLIDQLTQTFDPSQFKDEYTDKLLKVIRAKAKGKAVAYKPMKVVHSNTKDLMEQLKASLSGSSKKKAS; encoded by the coding sequence ATGTTTTTATTACCTTTTATAGAAACGAATTACATGAAAGCTATCTGGACAGGCTCAATTGGTTTTGGGCTGGTAAATATTCCTGTAAAAATGTACAGCGCTGTGGAAGAAAGTACACTTGATCTTGATATGCTTGATAAAAACGGGCATGCAAACATCAAATTCAAACGTGTAAATGAAAACACAGGAAAGGAAGTGGCATGGGAAAATATTGTGAAAGGATATATGCTGAATGACAAATATGTAATTCTTGATGATAAAGATTTTGAAAAGGCTGCGCCGGAAAAGAGTGATCACATTGAGATCATACAATTTGTAGATGAAAAGGAAATTGACAGCACTTATTTTGAAGCGCCATATTACCTGGAACCGCAAAAAACGGGCACGAGGGCATATGCATTGCTGCGCGACGCGCTAAAGAAGACAACAAAAGCAGGTGTAGGCAGTTTTGTAATGCGCAACCGCGAGCATGTTTGTATCATTAAAACAATTGGCGATGTTATGGTGCTCAACCGCATCAGGTTTCCGCAGGAAATACGTAAAACAGATGATCTTAAAATACCAGCTACGAAAAGTAAACCTGCAGAAATAAAAATGGCAGTTTCGCTGATAGACCAGCTTACGCAAACTTTTGATCCGTCTCAGTTTAAAGATGAATACACAGACAAACTGCTGAAAGTAATTCGTGCCAAAGCAAAGGGCAAAGCAGTGGCTTACAAACCAATGAAAGTGGTACACAGCAATACCAAAGACCTGATGGAACAACTAAAAGCCAGCCTGTCGGGCTCTTCTAAAAAGAAAGCATCATGA
- the ligD gene encoding DNA ligase D — protein sequence MSLTAYNKKRDFKQTKEPKGTVDTAKQLRFVVQRHEATRLHYDFRLELGGVLKSWAVPKGPSLNPSQKRLAVMVEDHPVDYIGFKGTIPEGNYGAGKVAIWDKGTFVPVDAKHAPITEKKALAAIRNGEIKFALKGKKLQGEFVLVRLKDDDKNWLLIKHKDDHAVHKLYDAEDEKDGVIPKKTVASIRHGKAKKLTKFIKPMLASIAKTAFDDKDWIFEVKWDGYRAVTEIKKGKISFYSRNGIDFSARFPALVKELSKIKHDVVLDGEIVLMNDKNLPDFQKLQHYENHLNYPLLYYVFDILELDGKATTSLALTDRKALVKKLLKNNKVVRYCDHVEEDGISFFATAKAQGLEGIIAKKKDSTYAKGVRSKEWVKIKNIQSTESVIVGYTAPKGGRHHFGSLILANKKGKSWQYRGHVGTGFNDDLLASLKKLMGPLETDSSPFMEKVPVNGKTTWLKPTLVADIAYTEITRDGIFRHPVFLRLRDEKKISAMNDESEKAIDPVEKNRTIKIGRDEVLITNQHKIFWPDEGYTKGDVVNYYDSVAKYILPHLKNRPLSLKRNPNGIRDAGFFHKDAGENAPSYASVFPVHSESSNKTVDYIVCNNKATLLYLANLGCIEINPWNSTVGKPDHPTWMVIDIDPSDKNDFKQVVDVALMTKEILDKAKITCFCKTSGASGLHVYAPLKNKYDYNTVKDFAHIIATLVNEQLPEFTSLERSLSKRGPNIYMDYLQNRSGQTLAAVYSLRPVEGASASTALEWEEVNHSLHPSQFNIQTLPQRLEKKHDLFNKMLTTGNNIEKAIKLLNV from the coding sequence ATGAGTTTAACCGCCTACAACAAAAAACGGGACTTTAAGCAAACCAAAGAACCGAAAGGCACCGTTGATACAGCAAAACAATTGCGGTTTGTAGTGCAAAGACACGAAGCAACGCGTTTGCATTACGATTTCAGGCTGGAACTTGGCGGTGTATTGAAAAGCTGGGCAGTTCCCAAGGGCCCTTCGTTAAACCCATCTCAAAAACGGCTGGCGGTAATGGTAGAAGATCACCCGGTTGATTACATTGGTTTTAAAGGCACCATACCGGAAGGAAATTACGGGGCAGGTAAAGTAGCAATCTGGGATAAAGGAACTTTTGTGCCGGTAGATGCAAAACACGCACCAATTACTGAAAAGAAGGCGCTTGCCGCCATTAGAAATGGAGAGATAAAATTTGCTTTGAAAGGCAAAAAATTACAGGGGGAATTTGTGCTGGTACGCTTAAAGGATGATGACAAAAACTGGCTGCTTATTAAACACAAAGACGATCATGCAGTACATAAACTGTATGATGCCGAGGATGAAAAAGATGGTGTAATACCAAAGAAAACAGTGGCCTCGATAAGACACGGCAAGGCAAAAAAATTGACAAAGTTTATAAAGCCAATGCTGGCCTCCATTGCAAAGACCGCTTTTGATGATAAGGACTGGATCTTTGAAGTAAAGTGGGATGGCTACCGAGCTGTAACCGAAATAAAAAAAGGCAAGATCAGTTTTTACTCGCGTAATGGCATTGACTTTTCGGCACGTTTTCCTGCTTTGGTAAAGGAGTTATCGAAAATAAAACATGATGTAGTGCTGGACGGTGAAATTGTATTGATGAATGACAAAAACCTTCCGGATTTTCAAAAGCTGCAGCATTACGAAAACCACCTGAATTACCCGCTGCTTTACTACGTGTTTGATATACTTGAGTTGGATGGTAAGGCTACTACTTCATTAGCACTTACAGACAGGAAAGCACTGGTAAAAAAATTATTGAAAAACAACAAAGTCGTCCGCTATTGTGACCACGTGGAGGAAGATGGCATTTCTTTTTTTGCTACGGCTAAAGCGCAGGGGCTGGAAGGTATCATTGCAAAGAAAAAAGACAGCACATATGCAAAAGGCGTTCGCAGCAAAGAATGGGTTAAGATCAAAAACATACAGAGTACAGAGTCTGTTATTGTGGGGTACACTGCACCCAAAGGTGGCAGGCACCATTTTGGCTCACTGATTCTTGCCAACAAAAAAGGCAAAAGCTGGCAATACCGCGGCCATGTCGGCACAGGTTTTAACGACGACCTGCTTGCTTCTCTGAAAAAGCTGATGGGGCCGCTGGAAACCGACTCATCTCCCTTTATGGAAAAAGTACCGGTGAATGGCAAAACAACCTGGCTAAAGCCAACACTTGTTGCCGACATTGCCTACACAGAAATTACGAGAGACGGGATATTCAGACACCCTGTATTTTTACGATTAAGAGACGAAAAGAAAATTTCAGCAATGAATGATGAATCTGAGAAAGCAATCGATCCCGTGGAAAAGAACAGGACAATAAAGATCGGCAGGGATGAAGTGCTCATTACCAACCAGCATAAGATTTTCTGGCCGGATGAAGGATACACCAAAGGCGATGTGGTAAACTATTATGACAGCGTGGCAAAATATATTTTACCCCACTTAAAGAACAGGCCGTTATCTTTAAAACGAAACCCCAATGGTATAAGGGACGCAGGATTTTTCCACAAGGATGCCGGTGAAAATGCACCGTCTTATGCATCAGTTTTTCCGGTACACAGTGAAAGCAGTAATAAAACAGTTGATTATATAGTTTGCAATAATAAAGCTACCTTACTTTACCTCGCCAACCTTGGTTGTATTGAGATCAATCCGTGGAATAGCACTGTTGGGAAACCTGATCATCCCACATGGATGGTGATAGACATTGACCCTTCCGACAAAAATGATTTTAAACAGGTGGTAGATGTAGCTTTAATGACGAAGGAAATCCTGGACAAGGCAAAGATTACCTGCTTTTGCAAAACATCAGGTGCATCTGGCTTACATGTATATGCACCTTTGAAAAACAAATACGACTATAATACGGTTAAAGATTTTGCCCATATAATCGCTACACTTGTGAATGAACAATTGCCGGAATTTACCTCGCTGGAACGTTCACTCAGTAAACGCGGACCAAACATTTATATGGATTACCTGCAAAACCGCAGCGGCCAAACGCTGGCTGCTGTATACAGCCTTCGCCCGGTTGAAGGCGCCAGTGCTTCCACTGCACTGGAGTGGGAAGAGGTAAACCATAGCCTTCATCCGTCACAATTCAATATCCAGACGCTACCACAAAGGCTGGAGAAGAAACATGATCTCTTTAATAAAATGCTTACCACAGGCAACAATATTGAAAAGGCTATAAAGCTGCTCAATGTGTAA